The Streptomyces sp. ICC1 DNA window CTTGTCGAGATGCTGGTACAGGGGCTGGATGCCGCCGCTGAGGAACAGCCGGCGCATCGCAGCCCGCTCCACCTTCCCGCTGGTGGTCCGCCGGACGGTGCCGGGACGCACCAGCAGGACCCCGCCCACCGCGATGTCGAACTCCTCGGCGAGGCAGCGCTGTACGTCCTTGGCGACCGCCTCCAGGTCCAGCGCGTAGCGCTCGTGCGTACGCAGCTCCTGGACCACGACGACGCGTTCGCGTTCGGCCGGCACGGCGAACGCCGTGCCCGTGCCGAAGAGGGTGCTGATCCGCTGCACCGCGTGTTCGAGGTCCTGTGGGTACAGATTGCGTCCGGCGACCACGATCATGTCCCGCAGCCTGCCGGTCACGTGGAGGCTCCCGTGGTGCAGGACACCCAGGTCACCCGTCCGCAGCTGGCAGCCCGCGCCGCCCGTCGAGGCCTCGAAGCGCTCCGCCGTGGCCGCGCGGTCGCGCCAGTAGCCCTGCGCGACCCCGGGTCCGGCCACCCAGATCTCACCGATCTTGCCGTCCGGGACCTCTTCGAGCGTCTCGGGGTCGACGATCCGCACCGTCGTGGCGGCCGTGTCGGGCGTGCCGCAGGACACCAGGGTGCGGACCGGTTTGCCCGGGCGCGGACCGCGCAGCTTGTGCTGCTCCAACGACTCGGCGTCCACCGTGAGCTCTTCGTCCGCCCCGGAGTCCGGTGCGGGGCCCCCCGTGACGATCAGGGTGGCCTCCGCGAGGCCGTACGCCGCGCGCATCGTTCCGGGGCGGAGCCCGGCGGAGGCGAACCGCTCGTGGAAGGACCGCAGGGTCCGGGGGCTCACCGGCTCCCCGCCGGAGACGGCGACCCGCCAGCGGGACAGGTCGAGACCGTCGAGCTGCTCGTCGGTGATCCGGCGCACGCACAGCTCGTACGCGAAGTCGGGGGCGCCGCTGACCTCGATGCCGTACCGGCTGACGGCCTCCAGCCAGCGCACGGGGCGTTTGACGAAGGCCTCCGGCTTCAGCAGCACCGAGGTGCCGCCGAGCCACAGCGGGTGCAGCAGCTGTCCGACCAGGCCCATGTCGTGGTGCAGCGGCAGCCAGCCGCCGATGCGGGCGCCGGGGCCCGTGCCCAGCAGCCGGCCCAGCGACTCCTGGTTGGCCAGCAGGTTCCCGTGGGTGACGACCACTCCGCGCGGGCTGCCGGTGGACCCCGAGGTGTACTGGAGGTAGGCGATCGTGTCCCGGTCGAGGTCCGGCAGCCGCCATTCGGTGTGGCCGGGCACCGCGTCGGCGGCGAGGCACAGGACGTGGCCGTGGCCCTGGAGGGCCAGCAGCCGGGAGACGTCGGGGGCCAGCGCGGCATCGGTGAGGACCGCGCAGGGGGCGGACTCCTTGACGATCCCGGTGACCCGCTCCTCGTGGTGGCCGCGGCCCCCGGTCACCGGGACCGGGACGGCTATGGCGCCCGAGTACAGGCAGGCGAGGAAGGAGACGGCGAACTGGCGGCGGGAGCCGTGGAGCAGCAGTACCCGCTCGCCGGCGGCACCGCGCTCCTGGAGCCAGCCGGCGAGCTCCCGGGCGGCGGCGTCCAGCGCCCGGTACGACACCGAGACGGCGCGGCCGCGCTCGTCGCTCTCCGGGAGCAGGACCAGCGCGTCGCGGTCGGGTGCCTGCCGCGTTCTGTCGAGCATCAGTTCGGTGAAACTTTGGTGGTGATCGGCCATTTCCGGGTCCCCCTGGCAATGTCTTGTGGGCGCGACAGGCACGCTTCGCCTCGGTGCCCGCTCCGCCCGGAGCAGGAACGTAGGTGCGCCGTCTCGAAGGCCGCTCGACCCTCGCTCAGGACGCTCGACCGTCACGGGGACCCTCCGGCCGGTGCTCCGGCCGCCGTTCGCGCGAGGGGCCCGGGATCAGGTCTGGGTGGCCCACCCGACGCGCGGGCGGCGGCGGCGCGTGCCGCCCCAGGGCACAGTGGGCGCCGTGGTCCCGTTCTCCCCGGCCTCGTCCGCCCCGAGGGCCCGCAGACGGGCGCACAGTACGGCGGTCAGCGCGGCGAGTTCCACGGCGTCCGGCCGTCCCCGCAGAACGGTGAACCGGATCTGCGCATCGTTGGACTCATCCATGCGTCCGATGCTGCGCCTTCGCCCTAGCAGGGCGCTCGCAGTCGGGTGCGTGCGCCGCAGGAGCGCCGCAGGAGCGCGGCAGGAGAGTGGCTGGAGTACGGGCGGACCGCGGCCGGAGCGCGGCGGGGGATCCGCCCGAGCCGCCGGTCAGGCAGCCCAGAGCAGCCGGGCGGGCTCCTCGGTGATCTGCGCCGAGGCCGAGAGCTTCGTCAGGCGGTCCAGGTAGCCGGCTCCGGACCGCACCTGCTCGCACCCCTCGGGATCCAGCCACCACAGCATCCCGGTGTACGCGTGCGGATCGGCCGCGGAGCGCAGCAGGCAGCTGCCCCCGAAGCCCGTGTCCGGTACGCACTGCCCGACCAGGGCGCCGAAGTCCAGCTCGAACTGCTCCGCTTCGCCCTCCAGCACGGCGTGTACGAAGACGACGCACGCGGCGTCCACGAGCTTGCCCCGGGCGGTCATCCGGCCCGCGCTGACCATGAGTTCGCTGTGCGCGGCCGTACACGTGCCGAGCCCGGGCAGCCGGGCGGCCGACTCCCCGCCCTCGTGCGAGACCTGGAGCAGCCGGTCCAGGGAACTCCACCGGTCGAGGTGCAGATACGTACCGGGACGGGTGATGGACTCCGCCGTCACCAGGGCCTCGAAGCCCTTGTGGGTTTCCCGTCGGCGGGCGTAGGCGACCAGCTCCCGCTCGAAGACGGCGGGATCGAGGGGAGTCGTCAGGCGCTCGATGACCGTCACCTGCGGGCCGCGCTCGTGTTGGGACATCGGCCGGACCCCCTCCTGCTTTCGTGCACGTGGAACGACTCTGCATGTCAGCACACCCTGCTTGAGTCCCACTCGAACGCGAGCGCGCGCGAGGGATCCTCAAGGCTCCGCCGAGCCGCAGGGACGACCGTGCCCTCCCGCTGTCAGAAGGGAAGTCACGACCATGCCCGATTCGAGCACGACCACCGGCACGCGTACCACCACAACAGCACACCCGTTCGCCGGGATCGTGCTCAGACGGGTGCTGCGGCCGCTGTGGAACGCCCTGGTGATCTACGGAACCCTGTGGCTGCCGACCGGTCAGTACCGCCTCCGCTACATGCCCGACGGAACCGTCGTCCCCCATCCGATAGACGAGCCGGAGGTGCCCGGCGGCGGCGATCGGATCCAGCCTGACCGGGAGACCTTGAGGGCCTCTTGAGCCGTGCCGGTTAAGCAGGACCCCGCGGGCCGCACACGAGGACGGAGAGCAGCCATGACGACGGTGGCGAACAGGGCGGACTCCTCGGAGGCCGCCGTTCAGGAACGCATCGCGCAACTCGAACACGACTTCGGTGATCTTGACGACCCGGGGAACCCGATGGGCGCGGAGCAGTTCCTCGCCGCCGACGAGCGCGGACGGCTGCTGCCGGCCGCCGAGCGGCTGCTCGACGGCTTCGGCCTCAACGCCGAGTTCGTTCCCAGGGAGCTCGGGGGCAGGCTCGACCGGATCGACGCCCTGTCCCGGGTGCTGCGCGCCGTGTTCCGGCGGGACGCGGCACTGGGGCTCGGCTACGGACTGAACTCCTACATGGCGTCCGTCATCATCTGGGCGGACGGTACGCCGGACCAGCGCCGGGACACCGCGGAACTGCTGCTGGGCGGCGGCCGGATGGCGTGCGCCTACCCGGAGCCCGCCCAGGGCAACGACTTCCTGGCCAATCGGCTCAGCGCGCGGCCGGACGGCGACGGCTACCTGCTGTCCGGCCGCAAGGAGGCCCTCAACGGAGTCGCCTCCGCCCAGTCGCTGCTGCTGTTCGCGCACACCCCGGGCGCCGGGGAGGGAGAGCTGAGCGCCTTCCTGATGCCGGGCCCCGACAGCCCGGCCGGCGCCAACCTGGGGCTCACGCCCCGGCGCCGGACCGTCGGCATCCGCGGCTGCGCGGTCCAAGGCCTGGAGTTCGACGGGCACCACGTCACCCGCGAGATGCTGGTCGGGGCGGCCGGCGCGGGCGCCCGGCTCGCGGAACGGGCCTTCCCGCTGACGCGCAGCACCGGCCTTTCCATGGCACTGGGCTGCGCCGACACCGCGCTGCGCACGACGACGGCCTTCGCACGCTCGCACCGCTCCCGCAGCCGGGCCTCGCTGCACACGGCCCGTACCCGCACCGCCCTGGTGGACGCCTTCACGGACCTGCTGATCTGCGACTGCGTCTCGCTGGTGGCCACCCGGTCGGTGCACCTGCTGCCCGGCGAGAGCCGGACGCTGGGCGCGGTCGCCAAATACCTCCTGCCGACCGTGCTCAACGAGGCCATCTACGACCTGTCGATCGTGCTCGGCGCCGAGTCCTATGCCAGGACCGGGAGTTACGGGATCTTCCAGAAGGCGGCCCGCGACCTGCCGATGATCGGCCTCGGCAGCGCGGGCACCGCCGCCAGCCGGGCGGTGATCATCGCCCAGCTGCTGTGGCTGCCGGAGCTGCCCGCGTCCTGCGGGGCGGAGGCGCCCGCCGCCCTGTTCCGGCCGTTCGACGCCGACCTTCCCCCGTACCGGCGGGAGGAGCTGGTGCCCGCACCCGAGGGTGATGCGCTGCTCGCCTCGCTCGCGCACTCGGCGCGGTACGCGTCCGTCGTCAGCGGGCCGCTGGGCGAGGCGCTCGCCGAAGCCGCGGCGGCGCTCACCGAGCAGCTGCGCGGGCTGCTGGACTCCTGCGCGGCGCTGACCGACCACCCGGCGGGCCGTCCGGTGAGCCCCCGCGCGTACGCCATGGCCGACCGGTACGCGCTGATCGCCGCGGGCGCGGCCTGCCTCGGCGTCTGGCGCCACCAGCGCGGGACCGGCGGCTTCCTCGCGGACCCCGCGTGGGTGGCGATGGCGCTGACCCGGATCGCGGGCCGGCTCGACCAGTCCGCGGCCCGCCCCCTGCCGCTCGGCGAGGAGCGCCTGCTCACCGAGCTGCTGCACCGCTTCGACGACGCCCGCAGCTACGACCTGTACGCGACCGCGATCGGCAGCTGACGCACGACCCCGGAGGTAGGACCATGAGCAACCCAGCGGCGGCGCAAACGAGCCCCACACGGCCCACGGAGGCGTGATGGAACGGCTGACGGAAGGCCCCTCGCATCCGGTGATGCGTCCGCTGCGGCAGCGCGGGCCCACGGAATCCTGGCAGCCGGTGCGCCACGAGATGGCCACCCGCGGCACCTGCGTCGTCT harbors:
- a CDS encoding acyl-CoA carboxylase subunit epsilon, with translation MDESNDAQIRFTVLRGRPDAVELAALTAVLCARLRALGADEAGENGTTAPTVPWGGTRRRRPRVGWATQT
- a CDS encoding acyl-CoA dehydrogenase, whose translation is MTTVANRADSSEAAVQERIAQLEHDFGDLDDPGNPMGAEQFLAADERGRLLPAAERLLDGFGLNAEFVPRELGGRLDRIDALSRVLRAVFRRDAALGLGYGLNSYMASVIIWADGTPDQRRDTAELLLGGGRMACAYPEPAQGNDFLANRLSARPDGDGYLLSGRKEALNGVASAQSLLLFAHTPGAGEGELSAFLMPGPDSPAGANLGLTPRRRTVGIRGCAVQGLEFDGHHVTREMLVGAAGAGARLAERAFPLTRSTGLSMALGCADTALRTTTAFARSHRSRSRASLHTARTRTALVDAFTDLLICDCVSLVATRSVHLLPGESRTLGAVAKYLLPTVLNEAIYDLSIVLGAESYARTGSYGIFQKAARDLPMIGLGSAGTAASRAVIIAQLLWLPELPASCGAEAPAALFRPFDADLPPYRREELVPAPEGDALLASLAHSARYASVVSGPLGEALAEAAAALTEQLRGLLDSCAALTDHPAGRPVSPRAYAMADRYALIAAGAACLGVWRHQRGTGGFLADPAWVAMALTRIAGRLDQSAARPLPLGEERLLTELLHRFDDARSYDLYATAIGS
- a CDS encoding fatty acyl-AMP ligase, producing MADHHQSFTELMLDRTRQAPDRDALVLLPESDERGRAVSVSYRALDAAARELAGWLQERGAAGERVLLLHGSRRQFAVSFLACLYSGAIAVPVPVTGGRGHHEERVTGIVKESAPCAVLTDAALAPDVSRLLALQGHGHVLCLAADAVPGHTEWRLPDLDRDTIAYLQYTSGSTGSPRGVVVTHGNLLANQESLGRLLGTGPGARIGGWLPLHHDMGLVGQLLHPLWLGGTSVLLKPEAFVKRPVRWLEAVSRYGIEVSGAPDFAYELCVRRITDEQLDGLDLSRWRVAVSGGEPVSPRTLRSFHERFASAGLRPGTMRAAYGLAEATLIVTGGPAPDSGADEELTVDAESLEQHKLRGPRPGKPVRTLVSCGTPDTAATTVRIVDPETLEEVPDGKIGEIWVAGPGVAQGYWRDRAATAERFEASTGGAGCQLRTGDLGVLHHGSLHVTGRLRDMIVVAGRNLYPQDLEHAVQRISTLFGTGTAFAVPAERERVVVVQELRTHERYALDLEAVAKDVQRCLAEEFDIAVGGVLLVRPGTVRRTTSGKVERAAMRRLFLSGGIQPLYQHLDKELMASAGSSR